In one Nicotiana tomentosiformis chromosome 6, ASM39032v3, whole genome shotgun sequence genomic region, the following are encoded:
- the LOC138893531 gene encoding uncharacterized protein, whose translation MVIDDTEPEKLSHNHPLFMHSTDTSGKISISLQLTRPENYSVWSRAMRIAILERNKLGFIDDTCKREDFGPNLVDLWERCYAIVLSIFQIHKKIATITQGTSSISAYFSKLRLLWAEFDSLAPIPGCDCAKSREFVVFMERLKLLQFLMGFNESYEQTRSHILMIVPVPTINKTYSMLMESERKRSIANDDTREVTTLMTTRANNSAQKGKRNYNLYCNYCKLKGHTREGCYKLIGYPADFKYKKKPGVGAAHNAIVEDQIRHDALANTGGGADKLNTTDGIQGPYFTPEQ comes from the exons ATGGTGATTGACGATACCGAGCCGGAAAAGCTGAGTCACAAtcatccattgttcatgcattctACTGACACTTCAGGTAAAATATCGATTTCTCTTCAATTGACTAGGCCAGAAAATTACTCTGTTTGGAGTCGAGCTATGAGAATTGCAATCCTAGAAAGGAACAAACTAGGGTTCATAGACGACACCTGTAAAAGAGAGGATTTTGGGCCAAATTTGGTTGATCTTTGGGAGAGATGCTATGCTATTGTTCTATC GATTTTTCAAATACATAAGAAAATTGCTACTATAACTCAGGGAACCAGTTCCATTTCTGCTTATTTTTCAAAGTTGCGGCTGTTGTGGGCTGAGTTTGACAGCCTAGCTCCAATTCCTGGATGTGATTGTGCCAAATCACGTGAATTTGTAGTGTTCATGGAGAGGCTGAAGTTGTTACAGTTTCTAATGGGATTCAATGAGTCCTATGAGCAGACAAGGAGCCACATTCTAATGATAGTGCCAGTGCCTACAATCAACAAAACCTACTCGATGTTGATGGAGAGTGAAAGGAAGAGGAGCATAGCAAATGATGATACTAGAGAGGTGACAACACTCATGACAACAAGGGCAAATAATTCTGCACAAAAAGGGAAAAGGAACTACAACTTGTACTGTAATTATTGCAAACTCAAAGGGCACACTCGTGAAGGATGCTACAAGTTGATAGGATATCCTGCTGACTTTAAGTATAAAAAGAAGCCTGGTGTTGGAGCTGCTCACAATGCTATAGTGGAGGATCAAATAAGGCATGATGCATTGGCAAATACTGGTGGGGGAGCAGACAAATTAAACACCACAGATGGGATCCAAGGACCATACTTCACACCAGAACAATAA
- the LOC104120713 gene encoding palmitoyl-acyl carrier protein thioesterase, chloroplastic: protein MVVTAATGAFFPVANPPPESGGAKPSGKVGGSLPGSIDARGLNAKKPAFGSLQAKANAQAPPKVNGTKVGVMDGLKTDDEVFSSPPPRTFANQLPDWSMLLAAITTIFLAAEKQWMMLDWKPKRPDMLVDPFGLGKIVQDGLVFRQNFSIRSYEIGADRTASIETMMNHLQETALNHVKCAGLMHGGFGSTPEMSKRNLIWVVTKMQVVVDRYPTWGDVVQVDTWVAASGKNGMRRDWLVRDSSTGHVLMRASSLWVMMNKETRRLSKIPEEARAEIEDYFVDSPPVIDDDSRKLPKLDETTADYIRTGLTPRWSDLDVNQHVNNVKYIGWILESAPMQILEGCELAAMTLEYRRECRRDSVLQSLTSVLDKGVGDLDDIGNVQCQHLLRLENGGEVVKGRTEWRPKRAINGIGSIGGFPAESF, encoded by the exons atgGTGGTCACTGCTGCTACTGGCGCATTCTTTCCTGTTGCTAATCCACCTCCTGAATCTGGTGGAGCAAAACCATCTGGAAAGGTAGGAGGAAGTCTTCCTGGAAGTATAGATGCACGGGGGCTCAATGCTAAGAAGCCTGCTTTTGGGAGTCTACAAGCTAAGGCCAATGCTCAAGCTCCTCCTAAGGTGAATGGAACAAAGGTAGGCGTTATGGATGGCCTCAAAACTGATGATGAGGTGTTTTCTTCACCTCCTCCAAGGACCTTTGCAAACCAGTTGCCTGATTGGAGCATGCTCCTTGCTGCCATCACAACTATCTTTTTGGCTGCTGAGAAGCAATGGATGATGCTTGATTGGAAGCCTAAGCGTCCTGATATGCTCGTTGATCCATTCGGTTTAGGAAAAATTGTGCAGGATGGCCTTGTTTTCCGTCAAAATTTTAGCATCAGGTCCTATGAAATAGGGGCTGATAGGACTGCTTCTATAGAAACGATGATGAATCATTTACAG GAAACTGCTCTTAACCATGTCAAGTGTGCGGGACTCATGCATGGTGGGTTTGGATCAACTCCAGAAATGTCCAAGAGAAATTTGATTTGGGTTGTTACCAAAATGCAGGTTGTAGTGGATCGCTATCCTACTTG GGGTGATGTTGTTCAAGTTGACACTTGGGTGGCTGCATCAGGGAAGAATGGTATGCGGCGAGATTGGCTTGTCCGTGATAGTAGTACAGGGCATGTATTGATGAGAGCATCCAG CTTATGGGTGATGATGAATAAGGAGACAAGGAGATTATCTAAAATACCGGAGGAGGCTCGGGCTGAAATTGAAGATTATTTTGTTGATTCACCTCCTGTTATTGACGATGACAGCAGGAAGTTACCAAAACTTGACGAGACAACAGCAGACTACATTCGAACTGGTTTAACT CCAAGATGGAGTGACTTAGATGTTAACCAGCATGTTAATAATGTCAAGTACATTGGCTGGATTCTTGAG AGTGCACCCATGCAAATACTGGAAGGCTGCGAGCTCGCGGCCATGACATTGGAGTACCGAAGGGAATGCAGAAGGGACAGTGTGCTGCAGTCACTGACCTCTGTACTGGACAAGGGTGTCGGTGACTTGGATGACATTGGGAATGTTCAGTGTCAACATTTGCTTCGACTCGAAAATGGTGGAGAGGTTGTTAAGGGGCGGACTGAGTGGAGGCCAAAACGTGCCATCAATGGAATTGGGAGCATCGGCGGATTCCCAGCAGAAAGCTTCTAG